The Phyllobacterium zundukense genome contains the following window.
AGATGTCTTCGGGCTTGGCTCTACCCCTGAAACCGAGGAGAAAATTGCAGCCGCACACACGATCAATACACTGATAGCCGCTGAAATCGAGTGAAAGTGACCGGCAAGGAACTGCTCCAGGCGGTCAAGGTGTCCTCTGGCCCATTTCCGGGCTGAGACCGAAGAGAACTGTTCGCCGATTTCCGCTGCGAGAACGAGCGGGATCAGTAGCACAAACAGATAAGCAAAGCGCTGATGCGTGAGGAGGAGATGCAAATTGAACAGGAGGAACAGCGCCTTCGCCCATCCAATTTGGAGTCTTGATACGAGTAATCCAAAAACGGAGGCAAGCAGGAAGCCTTCCATAAGGTAAGAATCCGAGGCGTTGAAGGGCTGCCATTCGTCGATATAAGCCACCGCCTCGTTGCCGTATGCAACCGTCAAGGTCGCGAGGATGGCCTTGAAACCGTAAGGATTGAGCAACGTCACGAGAGGGCAAAGCATTCCAAAGGCAACCCATCTGCCAAGGAGACCCGGCTTCGCCAGATGCGTCCGCGCCAGAAAATCAAGACCCGCGAAGGCCGCAATAATGAATCCGAACGTAAATGTAGCGTGAAGATTCGCCCAAAGGCATACGAGCGGTAGCAACCATAGCGGTGGTGCTTGCTCCCTGCGCGCAGCACGGAAAAGCTCTGCGGTCCAGATGATGATGATGGGAAACGTGAAGACGAGCGGACGCGCGGTCAGGATGGGATCGATGAGAAACGACAGGACGAACGTCAGGCCGAACGCTATCGTCGGTTTCAGCGAGGCGCTGAGATACCACGCTAGCAGGAAGACCGTTAGCGTGATCATGGCAATGGTCAATAGTGTGACCCCATTCCAGCCATTCAGCGAATAGGCAAGCGCAAACAATATCTGTCCAAGCCATTCCTTTGCTATCCAGGGACTGCCTGCAAACGTATAGGAATAGGTGTCGACAGTAGGAAACGTGCCGCTTGACAGCATGTCCAAACCGACCCGGACGTGCCACCAATTATCAGGATCCTGTAAAAGCCCGCCCGCGGCGCAAATCAGCGCTGCCGCTTTGAAAATTGCGACAGCCAAACAGAACAGCAGTCTGACGCGCTGGTCGTCTGCGATCGAGAAGCCTGAAGCGGCTGGCGCTGGCGTGCTGTAGGTATCGTCAACCATTCTATCAGGGCTCACTTCGTCGGTTGATTTGCATGCCGATTCTTAATCGAAACTGGTGTGTTTTCTGCAAACACGAAATAGACCGATCCCAGGTAGAAAAGGATTGTATAGGCACAAATGCCCAGTAGATGGATCATCGGTCCATCCATCAGTCCCGTTGAACGCGCCGCGAGGACAATTCCAAGATTGACCGCATAAGCCACCAGAAACGTTCCGACATACCTTGCGACGACGTTTGACGGCACATCTTTTGTTGCGCCGAACGTCCACTGGCGGTTGAGGACGAAGCTCAAGGCAAGACCTGCTGTATAGCCGATCAGGTTTGAAAGGATGTCGCCAGTTCCAAGCCAAAGGACGAACAGAATTACGGTATACCCGAACGCTGTATTCAGAACGCCGACGGACGCGAAACGCACGATTTGCAAATAGTCAAATGGACGATTTGACCGCGTGGACATAATACTGCGCTCCGATCGGGATTTTGGCGAGATGACGCTCGAGCGACCGCAGCCTCGCCAATAAACGCGGAAAAAAGATGCGATAAACGATACGGGATCTGGACAGGCCAGCGTCAGCAATCTCGGCGCGTATATTCTTGGCCTTGATAAGAACTGCGTTTTCATCGAACGGACAATTGCGCACTGCATGCAAGGTGAGCGGGTTCCACGGATTGTGCTCGAACAGAAAAAAGTGTCCGCCCCTTGTCAGAACCCTGCTGATCTCCCGAAGGAGACCCGCGTGGAGACCGCCGGGGATATGGTGAAAGACGCAGGCAACAAATACGAGGTCGAACTGCCCGTTGTCATAGGGGATCGTTCTACCATCGAAATGCTGGAAGTGTGCTTGCCCGGGAAACCGCTTCTCGGCGATATCCAGGGATTGCGAGGAAGGATCGAGCAAGACGATTTCGCTCTCAGGAAACGCAGCCCTGAGATAGCTGAGCGAATTGCCCACACCGCCACCGAAATCGAGTATGCGTCGCGGCTTCACGCCCGCAGATGCGAGTACGGCAGCAACATCGTCAATCTTGTACTTGGCAAAGAAATCCGGTGTTTCACCGCTCAGACGTATGCTGTTCGCATGTTGCCGGTGGTATTCGGACGCGAACTGGTCAAACTCAGCCTCGAGCATGGACGACCTCCTTCACCCGTTCCTGCAGCCGGTGAATGGGTAAATCCTGGCGCGCGCTAATTGCGTCGTAGGAGACGATCTCATTGACAAGGTAAAGCGGACGCCGCTTCGTCTCCATGTACATCCGACCGAGATACTCACCAAAGATCCCAAGTACCAGGAGCTGGACGCTGCCAAGTATGAGGACGATGGCTGCCAGGCTGGTCCAGCCAGGCAAAACGTTCCCGGCAATCCAGGAACAGAAAGTGTAGCCGAGGGCGAAAAGTCCAAAAACCCCGAAGATCAAACCAAGGTGA
Protein-coding sequences here:
- a CDS encoding GtrA family protein, which codes for MSTRSNRPFDYLQIVRFASVGVLNTAFGYTVILFVLWLGTGDILSNLIGYTAGLALSFVLNRQWTFGATKDVPSNVVARYVGTFLVAYAVNLGIVLAARSTGLMDGPMIHLLGICAYTILFYLGSVYFVFAENTPVSIKNRHANQPTK
- a CDS encoding class I SAM-dependent methyltransferase, with translation MLEAEFDQFASEYHRQHANSIRLSGETPDFFAKYKIDDVAAVLASAGVKPRRILDFGGGVGNSLSYLRAAFPESEIVLLDPSSQSLDIAEKRFPGQAHFQHFDGRTIPYDNGQFDLVFVACVFHHIPGGLHAGLLREISRVLTRGGHFFLFEHNPWNPLTLHAVRNCPFDENAVLIKAKNIRAEIADAGLSRSRIVYRIFFPRLLARLRSLERHLAKIPIGAQYYVHAVKSSI